A single window of [Clostridium] hylemonae DSM 15053 DNA harbors:
- a CDS encoding response regulator transcription factor, which translates to MQKIKILIVEDDKAIADAVAYTLEKEEFKFIIAGSAAEALPYIGRKDIGLYLLDVMLPDGTGYDICRKIKRYHNVPVIFLTACDEEANVVMGLDIGADDYIVKPFRIRELISRIRSVLRRYDSRQDIRPASVYCAGDIRVLTAEGKVYCKEEEICLSALEYKLLLFLIRHEGQIVTREQLLSHIYDIAGEYVNDNTLTVYIKRLRDKLETDTEGPEIIRTVRGLGYTIGESHV; encoded by the coding sequence ATGCAGAAAATCAAGATATTGATCGTAGAAGATGACAAGGCGATAGCGGACGCGGTCGCCTACACACTGGAAAAAGAAGAATTTAAGTTCATAATTGCCGGCAGCGCCGCTGAAGCGCTCCCTTATATCGGAAGAAAGGATATCGGCCTGTATCTGCTGGATGTAATGCTTCCGGACGGAACCGGGTATGATATATGCAGAAAAATAAAGAGATACCACAATGTTCCGGTTATTTTTCTCACTGCCTGTGACGAGGAAGCCAATGTCGTTATGGGGCTCGATATCGGTGCGGATGATTATATCGTAAAACCGTTCAGGATCCGGGAGCTGATATCCCGTATACGCAGCGTGCTGCGGCGTTATGACAGCAGGCAGGACATAAGACCTGCCTCTGTCTATTGTGCCGGAGATATAAGGGTGCTCACGGCAGAGGGCAAGGTGTACTGCAAAGAAGAGGAGATCTGTCTGAGCGCGCTGGAGTACAAGCTCCTCCTGTTTCTTATCCGCCATGAGGGGCAGATCGTGACGAGAGAGCAGCTGCTTTCCCACATATATGACATTGCGGGTGAATATGTTAACGACAATACGCTGACCGTGTATATAAAGCGTCTGAGGGATAAGCTGGAAACTGACACAGAGGGCCCGGAGATCATAAGGACAGTACGGGGGCTTGGATATACGATAGGAGAATCACATGTTTAA
- a CDS encoding sensor histidine kinase translates to MFKNREITYTVIFMILVTAVSSAVCAHVPSFGPYVVLADGFLYLAGFLAFSSYRYGRLRKLSEFLRKAQSQMLPLEVPDQMEGELGVLKSEFYKLITKCHSQAELLSKDRQFLSDTISDISHQLKTPMTSMNVMIDLLKDETLPAGKRLEFTHALRTQLSRMEWLLSAMLTMSRLDAGSIVLKKEEVNVSEMLSRASEHLLIPMELRDQTLILPENSPAVYQGDLHWSSEAVSNILKNCMEHTPYGKTITIETAENSVYTVITVKDEGGGISDKDKPHVFERFYKGANASPDSVGIGLALAKQLITAQNGTVEIESVYGKYTVFIIKFYHFNM, encoded by the coding sequence ATGTTTAAAAACAGAGAAATCACATATACTGTCATTTTTATGATCCTCGTAACTGCCGTCTCATCTGCCGTATGCGCTCACGTGCCGTCCTTTGGCCCATATGTGGTGCTGGCGGACGGTTTTCTTTATCTGGCCGGCTTCCTGGCATTTTCATCTTACCGTTACGGTAGATTGAGAAAGCTGTCAGAATTTCTGAGAAAAGCGCAGTCACAGATGCTCCCTCTTGAAGTGCCGGACCAGATGGAAGGGGAACTCGGCGTGCTGAAAAGCGAGTTCTATAAACTGATCACAAAATGTCACTCTCAGGCAGAACTTCTGAGCAAAGACAGACAGTTCCTCTCCGATACGATCTCAGATATCTCGCATCAGCTGAAGACGCCCATGACATCCATGAATGTTATGATCGATCTGCTGAAGGACGAGACGCTGCCGGCCGGCAAGCGGCTGGAGTTCACACATGCCCTCCGCACCCAGCTTTCCCGGATGGAATGGCTTTTGTCCGCGATGCTCACGATGTCGCGGCTGGACGCAGGCTCCATCGTGCTGAAAAAAGAGGAGGTAAATGTATCGGAAATGCTCAGCAGGGCATCGGAGCATCTTCTCATACCGATGGAACTGCGGGACCAGACACTGATACTTCCGGAGAATTCTCCGGCTGTATATCAGGGAGATCTGCACTGGAGCAGCGAGGCGGTATCCAATATATTAAAAAACTGCATGGAACACACCCCGTACGGCAAAACGATCACGATTGAAACGGCTGAGAACTCTGTCTATACGGTTATCACGGTAAAGGATGAAGGCGGCGGCATCAGCGACAAGGACAAGCCGCACGTTTTTGAGCGCTTTTACAAGGGGGCAAATGCCTCTCCCGACAGCGTCGGTATCGGGCTGGCTCTCGCAAAGCAGCTCATCACGGCACAGAACGGGACGGTTGAGATCGAATCTGTCTATGGGAAATATACTGTATTTATCATAAAATTCTATCACTTTAATATGTGA